In Seriola aureovittata isolate HTS-2021-v1 ecotype China chromosome 17, ASM2101889v1, whole genome shotgun sequence, a genomic segment contains:
- the ddx39ab gene encoding DEAD (Asp-Glu-Ala-Asp) box polypeptide 39Ab — translation MAENDVDNELLDYEEDEEPQGAPESAAPAGKKEVKGSYVSIHSSGFRDFLLKPELLRAIIDCGFEHPSEVQHECIPQAILGMDILCQAKSGMGKTAVFVLATLQQIEPVDGQVSVLVMCHTRELAFQISKEYERFSKYMPTVKAAVFFGGLAIKKDEEVLKKNCPHIVVGTPGRILALIRNKTLSLKNVKHFVLDECDKMLEQLDMRRDVQDIFRITPHEKQVMMFSATLSKEIRPVCRKFMQDPMEVFVDDETKLTLHGLQQYYCKLKDSEKNRKLFDLLDVLEFNQVVIFVKSVQRCIALSQLLVEQNFPAIAIHRGMAQEERLSRYQQFKDFQRRILVATNLFGRGMDIERVNIVFNYDMPEDSDTYLHRVARAGRFGTKGLAITFVSDETDAKTLNDVQDRFEVNVAELPDEIDISSYIEQSR, via the exons ATGGCTGAGAATGACGTTGATAACGAGCTGCTCGACTACGAAGAAGATGAAGAGCCCCAAGGAGCCCCCGAGAGCGCAGCCCCAGCAGGCAAGAAGGAGGTGAAGGGTTCCTACGTTTCCATCCACAGCTCTGGGTTCAGGGATTTCCTGCTCAAACCAGAGCTGCTCCGTGCCATCATCGACTGTGGTTTTGAGCATCCGTCTGAAG tcCAGCATGAATGCATCCCACAAGCTATCCTGGGCATGGACATCCTTTGTCAAGCCAAATCTGGTATGGGCAagacagctgtgtttgtgctggcCACACTGCAACAGATCGAACCAGTCGACGGACAG GTCTCTGTATTAGTCATGTGCCACACACGAGAGCTGGCCTTCCAGATCAGTAAAGAGTACGAGCGTTTCTCCAAGTACATGCCCACGGTAAAAGCAGCAGTATTCTTTGGTGGCCTGGCCATCAAGAAGGACGAAGAGGTCTTGAAGAAGAACTGCCCTCACATCGTCGTCGGAACACCGGGCCGCATCCTCGCTCTCATCCGGAACAAGACCCTCAGTCTGAAGAACGTGAAGCATTTTGTCCTGGATGAGTGTGACAAGATGTTGGAGCAGCTAG ACATGAGGCGTGACGTACAGGACATCTTCAGGATCACACCCCATGAGAAGCAGGTCATGATGTTCAGTGCAACTCTGAGCAAAGAGATCCGACCAGTCTGCCGCAAATTCATGCAGGAT CCCATGGAAGTATTTGTGGATGACGAGACCAAACTGACACTCCACGGCCTGCAACAGTACTACTGCAAGCTGAAGGACAGCGAGAAGAACCGCAAGCTCTTTGACCTCCTTGATGTGTTGGAGTTCAACCAG GTGGTGATCTTTGTCAAGTCAGTCCAGCGCTGCATCGCTCTGTCCCAGCTCCTGGTGGAACAAAATTTCCCTGCCATTGCCATCCACAGGGGAATGGCTCAGGAGGAGAG GCTGTCTCGCTATCAGCAATTCAAGGACTTTCAAAGGCGGATCTTGGTGGCGACTAACCTCTTTGGCCGAGGGATGGACATCGAGCGAGTCAATATCGTCTTCAACTACGACATGCCAGAAGATTCTGACACCTACTTGCACAGG GTTGCCCGTGCTGGTAGGTTTGGGACCAAAGGCCTGGCTATAACCTTTGTGTCTGACGAGACCGATGCCAAGACTCTGAACGACGTGCAGGACCGCTTTGAGGTCAACGTGGCGGAGCTGCCAGACGAGATTGACATCTCCTCTTACA TCGAGCAGTCCAGATGA